Proteins encoded within one genomic window of Cucumis sativus cultivar 9930 chromosome 3, Cucumber_9930_V3, whole genome shotgun sequence:
- the LOC101219589 gene encoding squamosa promoter-binding-like protein 13A: protein MDWGWGKFSGEPIFPENKQNPPSTFSDSIGSNKGSSQESSSSHGSSKRTRLLHANQNQTCLVDGCDTDLTNCKDYHRRHRVCDSHSKTPVVMVRGEEKRFCQQCSRFHSLGEFDEVKRSCRKRLDGHNRRRRKPQPESLFMSSSDFLSNCKGPIVLQFSDQQIHHVSEEIGRSLWPVRTEGEKKSSMVPSNSSAYFSYGRGDNKELPFFLHKNGKRQSKQIVSSQLSFNQQLPNVISQGSEVDNQKPVTTDTSPEDSGCALYLLSSRTVQAHSDAGLSSLVQSHLSVPVQTHETELHFSSLSDFSGSFDSKDKPVSSQLGLEMEEESDGLFQSEAPHKFPISWE from the exons ATGGATTGGGGTTGGGGAAAGTTTTCTGGAGAACCCATTTTTCCTGAAAACAAACAGAATCCTCCCTCCACTTTCTCTGACTCGATTGGCTCCAACAAGGGTTCCAGTCAAGAAAGTTCTTCCTCTCATGGATCCTCTAAAAGGACTCGATTACTCCATGCCAACCAAAACCAGACGTGTTTGGTCGATGGATGTGACACTGACCTCACCAATTGCAAGGATTATCATCGACGCCATAGGGTATGCGATTCTCACTCCAAAACCCCTGTTGTGATGGTTAGAGGAGAGGAGAAACGATTCTGTCAACAGTGTAGCAG ATTCCATTCGCTTGGTGAGTTTGATGAGGTGAAGAGGAGCTGTAGGAAGCGGCTTGATGGCCATAATCGACGTCGGAGGAAGCCTCAGCCTGAATCACTGTTTATGAGTTCAAGTGATTTTCTGTCAAATTGTAAAG GTCCAATTGTGCTGCAGTTCAGTGATCAACAGATTCATCATGTGTCCGAGGAAATTGGTAGGAGTTTATGGCCTGTTAGGACTGAAGGTGAAAAGAAATCTTCAATGGTTCCATCAAATTCCTCTGCTTACTTCAGTTATGGAAGAGGAGATAACAAAGAGTTGCCATTTTTCCTGCATAAAAATGGCAAAAGACAAAGCAAGCAAATAGTTTCTTCTCAGCTGTCTTTCAATCAGCAACTTCCTAATGTAATCTCTCAGGGTAGTGAGGTGGACAACCAGAAACCAGTGACCACCGATACTTCGCCCGAGGATTCGGGTTGTGCTCTCTATCTTCTGTCATCACGCACAGTGCAAGCTCACTCGGATGCTGGCTTGAGCTCTTTGGTTCAGTCCCATCTGAGTGTTCCAGTCCAAACTCATGAGACTGAGCTGCATTTCAGTAGTCTAAGTGACTTCTCTGGCTCCTTTGACTCTAAGGACAAGCCTGTTTCTTCTCAGTTGGGTCTTGAAATGGAGGAAGAATCTGATGGTTTGTTCCAAAGTGAGGCTCCCCATAAGTTTCCCATTTCTTGGGAGTAG